From Cellulosimicrobium cellulans, the proteins below share one genomic window:
- a CDS encoding penicillin acylase family protein, translated as MGAPGVPGAPPGGFAVHRDAWGVPHVRAADELALARGQGYVTALDRGWQIEVDRWRAEGRLAERLGEPGLAWDRFAHRVRLADTARRAYAALADDDRAWVDAYAAGVNEGLARGRDVPELHALADPAWPGGGDLPAHEPWPAWAPLGVFLVAHVLFSGFPHVLWRDHVARTLGTAVARSRPDVPLAEVLDLLAVDGGPGSGSNAWALAGARTRSGAPLLAGDPHRLLELPGVYQQVRLACDDYDVVGLAFPGVPGLPHFGHAGDAAWGVTNAMAHHVDVVAERLRRTADGGVEALGPDGPEPADVLVATVRVRAAGGPVEHRVETVETARGVVVTGGPDEPDRTFAVRLPARVDADLGVAAWRRLLRARSARDVADAFATWVDPVDRVLAADRGVVLSVTAGRVPRRDRAERALPLPAWSDAARARPWVVPPAAVVVDDVAVDANERPARPEIDLGRTYAPPHRARRIRDLLDAAGEDGTAADQNRVHADTLLGGADDLLRWLDQTRGDGPTDDEEAGGEGTSGAVAGSAEGRDPWSVRAARRLRTWDRRMDADSADAALFAAWRTALAHRVATHPAFEPLHAPHGLDPVLAPWLSVAARVADALPALLGAAWLGIDGAAEAWGALSEVVGGFRDTEDHGRTDPGRTGTAPAWGDTHRVLGLHVLLDVPGVAVPRVPSLPLGGDTDTVRCTASVPGTSDVCVRGSVARWVWDLADRDASRWGVPFGASGDPRSPHFTDQLTAWAAAETVPVVTDWTLLRHEETR; from the coding sequence GTGGGCGCCCCGGGGGTGCCGGGCGCCCCGCCCGGCGGGTTCGCCGTGCACCGCGACGCGTGGGGCGTGCCGCACGTGCGCGCCGCCGACGAGCTCGCGCTCGCGCGGGGTCAGGGATACGTCACCGCGCTCGACCGCGGCTGGCAGATCGAGGTCGACCGGTGGCGCGCCGAGGGCCGCCTCGCCGAACGCCTCGGCGAGCCCGGTCTCGCCTGGGACCGGTTCGCCCACCGCGTCCGCCTCGCCGACACCGCCCGCCGCGCCTACGCGGCGCTCGCGGACGACGACCGCGCCTGGGTCGACGCGTACGCCGCGGGCGTCAACGAGGGCCTGGCCCGGGGGCGTGACGTGCCCGAGCTGCACGCCCTCGCCGACCCCGCGTGGCCCGGTGGCGGCGACCTCCCGGCGCACGAGCCGTGGCCCGCCTGGGCGCCGCTCGGCGTGTTCCTCGTCGCGCACGTCCTCTTCTCCGGCTTCCCGCACGTGCTGTGGCGTGACCACGTCGCCCGCACGCTCGGGACCGCCGTCGCGCGGTCCCGTCCCGACGTGCCGCTCGCCGAGGTCCTCGACCTGCTCGCCGTCGACGGCGGGCCCGGCTCGGGGTCGAACGCGTGGGCGCTCGCGGGCGCGCGCACCCGCAGCGGGGCGCCGCTCCTCGCGGGCGACCCGCACCGCCTGCTCGAGCTGCCCGGCGTCTACCAGCAGGTGCGGCTCGCGTGCGACGACTACGACGTCGTGGGTCTCGCGTTCCCGGGCGTGCCCGGGCTCCCGCACTTCGGCCACGCCGGTGACGCGGCCTGGGGCGTGACGAACGCGATGGCGCACCACGTCGACGTCGTCGCCGAGCGCCTGCGCCGGACCGCCGACGGTGGGGTGGAGGCGCTGGGCCCGGACGGTCCGGAGCCCGCGGACGTCCTCGTCGCCACGGTGCGCGTGCGCGCCGCGGGAGGGCCCGTGGAGCACCGGGTGGAGACGGTCGAGACGGCGCGCGGGGTCGTCGTGACCGGCGGACCGGACGAGCCCGACCGCACGTTCGCGGTCCGGCTGCCCGCACGGGTCGACGCCGACCTCGGCGTCGCCGCGTGGCGACGGCTGCTGCGCGCCCGCTCGGCGCGCGACGTCGCGGACGCGTTCGCGACGTGGGTGGACCCGGTGGACCGCGTCCTCGCGGCGGACCGCGGCGTCGTGCTGTCCGTCACGGCGGGTCGCGTGCCTCGTCGTGACCGTGCCGAGCGTGCCCTGCCGCTGCCCGCGTGGTCCGACGCCGCGCGCGCCCGGCCGTGGGTCGTGCCACCCGCGGCCGTGGTCGTCGACGACGTCGCGGTCGACGCGAACGAACGCCCTGCGCGCCCCGAGATCGACCTCGGCCGCACCTACGCGCCGCCCCACCGCGCCCGGCGGATCCGCGATCTGCTCGACGCGGCCGGGGAGGACGGGACGGCCGCGGACCAGAACCGGGTACACGCGGACACCCTGCTCGGCGGCGCGGACGACCTGCTGCGCTGGCTCGACCAGACCAGGGGCGACGGGCCCACGGACGACGAGGAAGCCGGTGGCGAGGGCACCTCGGGTGCCGTCGCCGGCTCCGCGGAGGGGCGCGACCCCTGGTCGGTGCGGGCAGCCCGTCGCCTGCGCACGTGGGACCGCCGCATGGACGCGGACAGCGCCGACGCGGCACTCTTCGCCGCGTGGCGCACAGCCCTCGCGCACCGGGTCGCGACGCACCCGGCGTTCGAGCCCCTGCACGCGCCGCACGGGCTCGACCCGGTGCTCGCGCCGTGGCTGTCGGTCGCCGCGCGCGTCGCGGACGCGCTGCCGGCGCTGCTCGGCGCCGCGTGGCTGGGGATCGACGGGGCGGCCGAGGCGTGGGGCGCGCTGAGCGAGGTCGTCGGTGGGTTCCGGGACACGGAGGACCACGGCCGGACAGACCCGGGCCGGACGGGCACCGCACCCGCGTGGGGAGACACCCACCGCGTGCTCGGCCTGCACGTGCTGCTCGACGTGCCGGGCGTCGCCGTGCCGCGCGTGCCGTCGCTGCCGCTCGGCGGCGACACGGACACCGTGCGCTGCACCGCGAGCGTGCCCGGGACCAGCGACGTGTGCGTGCGCGGGTCGGTCGCGCGCTGGGTGTGGGACCTGGCCGACCGCGACGCGAGCCGCTGGGGCGTGCCGTTCGGCGCGAGCGGGGACCCCCGCTCGCCGCACTTCACCGACCAGCTCACGGCGTGGGCGGCCGCGGAGACCGTGCCCGTCGTGACCGACTGGACCCTGCTGCGCCACGAGGAGACCCGATGA